The following DNA comes from Octopus bimaculoides isolate UCB-OBI-ISO-001 chromosome 8, ASM119413v2, whole genome shotgun sequence.
AGGGCTTCCAAGACATGATGAAGCAGCACAACAACATATAGTAAAGCAATGTAGCAAATTTTTTTATGATAATTTCTTTTGCTATTCATTTTCATTAGCTTCTTCATACATTGTTTCTGCCATTCATCGCTAGACTTTTCTCATTAGTCTTTCTTTTATCCATAGTCATAGATTGGTTCACATATTATTTTTTGGTACAGTGAAGCAATAGGACcactatacataaacacaaaacttACAGTGAAACCACATTTATCGAAACATGAGTACTTGATTCAAAGAACAAAGCAGATCAATTTTCAACATCCTTATCActgtttttaatgtccacttttccatgctggagctgaatttgttgaggcagattttcctgttgctaaccgtCTCCAATAATATTTGCCCATGATTAATCAAGTCTCAGAacactggaaacaaaggacaccacttgcatgatggtgacacatgCTTACGACTATCACACAAAGTCAAGGCaaagaaacagtaacacacacacatatgacaggcttcttttcagtttccaactatcaTATCCACTCATAATACTTTAGTTAGCCTGGCACTATAAATGAAGAGACTAACACAGTTTGCCATGCAgggagactgaacttgaaaccgtGTTGTTGGAAAGCAgactgcttaccacacagtcacacctgcatctATAAACATGATATTGAAAAATACTACTGTGCTACTCAAGGCTACACAACATTCGTTGGCATTTGGTGACAAATAATTTGAGagatttattatcaatatataaaacattgctattcattttcctgTTAACTGAAGGTTTGTTGTGTATCAAACAAAATAGATATTTCAAGACAGTTACCAAAATCATGTcatacaaaacaaagaaagaagtcaTTATTTACTTTACAGCAGAAACTCTGTACAAAGTCAAGCAACTTACCTTTGGGTAGGTACGAAAAGCTCCCATATTCACCTTGCCAGCTGATATAGTTCTGACAGGATCAACCTAACAAAAAATCATACAATGGAATGAGTGCTTGTTATGAAAGAGTGCTAAGTAAATCTATGATTTCAATAACCTGAATAACTTTGATATCAACATGAGTAGATATTTTAGCAATAGATAACACACTGTATATTGGTGACGGTTGTAGTTGTTGAAACCAAAGacaggcttaaagaaaaaggTTTTCAACATGGATGATACTACCCTTAAGGGAACGCTGAGCATATTGGAGTGGGTAATGAGGCAAAATAGTTAACATGCTAAATTTTACctagtagtaattatattatatagaagATTCAAAGTAGCATTGCAATTTTCAACTaagcaatgaaataaatttgcAATAAGTCAAAGAGAAAACTTATGACTTCTTTTGACCTAATATAGAAAATTTAGCTAGATCACATAAAGCAGAGAGAAGTCATTAACTTGCAATGTATGAAGTAAATTTACatcttttgtctttattaatttttatcatttcactgttaaaagcttatacaatccATTTGAGTAAAATTTATAAACTATCATAATTTACAGGGTCTTACAGATAAATTATGACCAATTTTAAGCAGTTGACTTAGTGGGTTTAACATTTCAGTTTTTGACAAAACTTTGCTTACTTGCAAATCTAAttctcctctttatttttcaggtaaatagcGAACTGATTCGACAACAGAAAGTCATGGAACAACTGAATCGTTCCACCATTGTTGTTTTGGCATGCACTGGGCACACTACCAATAAAATTGTTAAGTTGATGAAACTtccaaaagcaacagtttattgtgtgtataaacaatttaaagaagagggaaagattgatagaaaagaacacaagactTGAAGTGATTCCAAGTGCAATCCAAAGTTTCTCACTGGCCTCAAACGCTCAGTTGAAGCCAGCCCGTTCACATCTATgacaactcttgcaaagaaaCACATGTCACTTTCCAGTGTCCAGAGCTGTGAACAGGAACCCTGGCATGACTAGCTATGTTCAATGATGCTATCACTTCCTAACAGCCAAGGCCAAAACAATCAGAGTCAAGAGATGCTCAAAGCTTCTGTTATTCATCAAGCATCAAGGTGCAAGAAAAACTTGTGTTTGTGGATGAGAAGTTCACTGTGGACGATAAGGCAAATCAGAAATTCTCGAGTGATTGCATACAACTCTCCTGACACCCCCCCCCCtgtgtttgagactaagaatTCTACCTCTGTGATGGAAGTGTCATGGATCCACACTTCATTGAGTCTGGCTCAAAGATCAGCACAAAGGAGtatctggacatcctgaagaaCTCACTGTTACTTTGGATGGAGCAGAAGTTTGGGCTTGACAATGTGGTGCTtatccaggattctgcaccatgccatgggTCAAAAGCAACACAGGCCTTCCTTAGTGAGAAGGTGCCACTTTTTGTGAGGGCCAACATATGGCCCAGTAATAGCCCAGATCTCAACCTTCTTGATTACTTTTTTGGGGTATACTTCAATCATGGACCAGTGCCTCACCACACTCGAGTGTCAACAGTTTGAAGACCTGCATCATCAAAATCAAAAAGGCAGAGGTTGCGGCAGCTGCAAAATAATTTCATTCTCATGTGGAGGCTATAATTGCCCAAAAGGGTGGTTATACAGAGAAATAAACGTTTTCgttgtaataaatgttacattaaaattatatttgtctactaccattatttttgtgtttatcaCCAGTTTTATGCATTGTAAGAATTGTTTCAATTCATAACATGCATCAAAGAACatcaggaacaaaaaaaaaaagtgaatttaTAGCATTAAACTTACCACAATGGCAACGAAAGGCTCCTGGAATTGTTGGTTTAACATTTGAGTGCTGACATCAATGCCAGAAAGCCAGCATCCATACCCTGGATGACTGTGGTACCAACCAATCACATTTTCAAGACGACCAACCTAAATAGAAAACATTTCTAAAGGTAATCAGTTCATATTTGATATAGTTATTAAGAAACCAAACCTTTACTGTAATGGAAAAGGGAAACAAATTTCTAAATTGAGGCTAGAATCTCATTTCATCTGTGTGCTTCACTGTAATTTTCAGTGAACAAATTCAGCAACTGTCAGCAGCTGCTATATTTTCCAACATACAAgacaaatttttcagaccaaaatttgcaGCCACAAAAAAAAAGGTAGGTTAACTTATTCACTAAGACAACTTTGGAgtgaccaaaaattccatgtgaaatgcagcaggatttgataAGATCGTGATGATATTTGAATGTTTGCAATATATGTCAACTTATATGCTGCAAAATACAGTACTCTCAAGCAAATGTAAAGTGTACATAACATGAACAGACTTAAGTCTTGATAGATGCTGAGGGTGACacattgaaaatgttttggaatCATCATTGTTACACCATGATGATGGCTTTAGCATCCATTATGGTAACCTGGAAGAGTTAAAGCCAAGTTATCTAAGAGAATCAAATTCAAAATCTCAGTCTACAAGATAAGATGATGACTAATCAAACTCCAAAGTAAACcaatatgtttctatttataaacAGTAAACAATAAGGAAATATAAGAGGCAAAAACTCATCTGAAAGAAACActaaatattatcaaaattataaatgaaaacaaataatgaacCACACACTAATCACCTGGTGCATAAGAAAGTTATTACTCTTAGTTTAGAAACAAAGGTTCTTATTTGAAAGTTAGTCAAGAACTTTGTACAACTTTATAAAAAAAGACACCTCGTGATGTTGACTGGAAATGGAACTAACTAAAATGTAGTGTGGctacataaataacataaatatatcttctatAGATGAGGCAAATAGTTTGAAAAATGATGTTATAATTTTGAAGACAAAATCATCTCAAACATTGAGGCAATGAGTGTCTTAAACCAAAAACTGAAACTGTGCCAATCAGTAATATCTTTCATTAACAACTGAAATGGTTCGTGTAGTAGCTTCTCTTAACTCTGATACCAAAGTCTGGAATGGGTTTGACACATCTACTCAGTAGTACATTGTCACTTGGCATTTGTCATTTCATCTGAAGGGCTCAATATGCATCTTGAAATATGACCTCACTACTTCTTTTGCAATATGCATCTTgaaaaaggcagcaagctggcagaaacgttagcacgccaggcgaaatgcttagcggtatttcgtctgccgctaccttTTGAGTTccaattcctccaaggtcgactttgcctttcatcctttcggggtcgattaaataagtaccagttacgcactggggtcgatataatcaacttaattcgtttgtctgtccttgtttatcccctctgtgtgtagtcccttgtgggcagtaaagaaataagaaacgttagcatgccggacgaaatgcttcgcagtattttgcctgtctttacattctgagttcaaactccaccgaggtcaacttcgcctttcatcctttcaaggtcgataaattaagtaccagttgcatactggtcccctccccaaaaatttcgggccttgtgcctagagaagaaaagaatatgcatCTTGAAATATGACTTCATCACTGCCAACACTCATCAAGCATTATCATCACATGCCCTGGAATAAGATGATTAGGTGCAACTGTTTGAACGCACATGATTTGGCACAGTTGGCTGAGCATAAGAACCTATTTTAGCAACAGTACTCTTTTGGCCCTggcagcaaacacacacacatgcatgcatgcatgcagaaatatacatatacatacagacagaagactgagtgggagagagagaatttattaactcaaaacaattggaaaaaaaacactttccctctcttcatacacataaagagaaatatgctcagagagagagagagagagagggagagaaaacaagagaaacattaaaatgtctgatatCAAATAAATCAGCATTGAATCAACAATGCCAAAACAGCAGGTGCCAAAATATCTTAAACCCAACATGCATACCTCAGTGCAGCAGTTGCCCCTTGCATTAAAAGGAACAACAAGAGGTGGGACTATCATGGAATAACAAAGAATAATTAAACAATTTGACTTACTTGTTTTGACGATTCAGTATAGGCGGCCATGTACTCGTATGCCTGAGCCTGAGCATTTACTCGGGTCTCAGTTCCTTCCACAGGGGCAGCAAAACTGTCCATAACTAACATGGTGTTGCCATCAACTTTACCTAGCAGGAGACCCATTACTTCAAGGTTACCGCCTGATCGAGCATGCATGACCATTTTGAGGAGAGCTAGAGCTGAGATTTTTATATACTTGAAGTAATGCGgactgaaaataaaaagaaacagggaACAATATTTTAGCaatgtaaatacattaaaatgtgATGCATTTcttcacaattacatatatacacacacacatgcatagacatgtatatggGTACAAACAAAAAAGCTTCCAAAACATATCAATGTTTCAGATTTATAAGATAACAGTGATTCACTCTATTGGTGCTCAGAGTTTCACACATCTTGTGAATGATAATAGGTAATAGGGTTTCTGCAGAGTTTCTAATATAAGGCTGATTTTTCTAGTTAGGGTAGATTACATGATTGAAATGGTGACAATAAAACTGTCACTTTGCAACTATggagaccaattgaataaataatccttttcatccgtctttacgttctgagttcaaattccgtcgaggttgactttgcctttcatcctttcggggtcaataaattaagtaccagttgcatcctgaggttgatctaatcaactaccTCCTCCcaaaaaacttcaggccttgtgcctagagtagaaaagaataaataatcctTTACTTGGAAAACTTTACCATTAAGATCTCACAGTACAAGGCTTAGAAATTTTCTAATTTGCCCTAAAGGTTCTGCAATGAGAACAAGATCGTTGGCATATACAAATCTAAAACTCCTCTGTGATggtcatatgtacacatacacacacacacatttataaacacatcaacatatatgtgcacacagatacacatgactactttccttgcttgcatggcttagacggaatttgttgagacagatttttctcTGGCCAGATGCAATACATctttgtgtgcacgcgcgtggatgtgtgtgtatacatacgcacatgtgtatattaGAGGTATACATAACTGTATACAAAGATGTATCGCATCTGCCCATATACAAAGATGTATCGTATCTGCCCATAGaaaaatttgtctcaacaaattccatctaatccATGTAAGCACGAAAAAGtgactatgtgtatgtacacatatatatatacaatgagcaagtgtcttctactcgggccagccaaagacttgtgagtggatttggtagacggaaactgaaagaagcctgtcgtgtgtgtgtcctcctccccgccatcgcttgacaactgatgttgacgtgtttacgtccccgaaacttagcagtttggtaaaagagaccgatagaataagtactaagcttatacagaataagtcctggagtcggtttcttcgactaaaggcggtgctccagcatggctgcagacaaatgactgaaacaagtatatatgtatgtgtgtataatatatatatatatatatatatatatatatatatatatatatgtgtgtgtgtgtgtgtgtgtgtataatatatatatattgccatatatttttatataacacaTATTACTCATACGtcgtatacatataatacatgttatatacatataaacccaaGATAATGCAATTTTTACACCAACACAACGAAATACCTCAAAGAATTTTATCTACTGCTCTAGCCATTTTAACCAAGTAACCCTTTAATATTAAttctaacaaagacacaaagccACAATTGCAGAGAAcgataaaatgaaagaaacccaaTTTAATACTTAATTGGTACTCTATTAAACGCTTCAAGATAAATAGAACACAAAGCTGACAACGGTAATACATTGAATACAGAACACAACGATTGCCAGGTTTGTTCTGCACTGCTTTggcagaattttttttgtttttattcacgtTTAATATCGGTTAAAATTACTTACTTTTTCTCCCATGGTTTTGCTGTGAGTATATCCTGCTGTTGTTTCTTGTCGTACCGATATATTTCGTCAACACTGCTCACCGTTTCCACACTATTCTGCAGACACCAAGTCTTGTGTGATGTTTCGGCATCCATGTTTACTTCTCCTAGCGGTGGTCGTCTCACATCCAATTACTTCCGCTGGCAAGAGGAGATAACCTCGTAGAAAGTCTACGAAAATTGCCAAATCATGTAATAagtattatgttattatattcgTAGTCGCTAAACCTCTTTCTGAAATTACACCTTTCTGtcttataaaaataatcttttctacttactataagcacaaggcctaaaacttTGTGGGGAAGATtctaatcgatttcatcgactccagtgctcaactggtatttattttatcgaacattAAAGGATAAGAgaccaaagtcgacttcggccgaatttgaactcagaacgtaaagacagacgaaatgccgctaagtattttgtccaacatgctaacgattcatcCATCTTACTATCTTTATCTTACAAAAATAACACATATTATAATGTTTTTCTAAATATCCCTCCTGAAAACACATGATCATTATTGGAAGAGTTTTCATCATAAATGAAAGACACCACTGACTTGGAGCTAAAGCATAACAAAGACGAGGGAGCCAGTATGTCTGAGTGCTTGAAATAGCACTCAAATCGTACCCTACTGTTGTAAGTGGAAGGACGTGTTTAATATTGTAGTCTTTGACATATCTCTAAGAAGAATGCGTAATCACGGCTGGATTACATTTGATTATAAATCTATTCAATCAGGTCTGACAACACTGATTGACAAAATGACAGAAAGTAGATACATTTTGATATCTTGTAATGTATATCAGACATATGGCTACATATTAAGAAGGATGGATAGAGTCAATTAAGTTAACCCTGTTTtgtgactggtactaattttattgatcctggactGAGTGGTGAATAGTTAATTCGATCTCAGAGGTATTGGAATACAGAaggtaaagggacgtaactaaatacatGACATTTTGACAAGCAGATGCGCTGACAAATgcacagaatattaaatatattgaatttaataaatgataatttctaTTGTAGGTATAAACCTTTATTTATAGAAATCCTTCTCTACGTTTGTTATTTTatcagatttattttattaactggaTTTACTAATTTTTCATAGATGAGTTCTCTGCAAGTGGTACCAGcctaacgtaaaaaaaaaaaacatagaaaaggtGATAGTGAACATTAGCGTACCaaattaattataatgttaaaggaaagcaatttaattattttgttggcTTGTCCCCTCTTTGATTTTAATACTTTTTCGTAGTTGATCTCTTTACAAGTAGCAGCATTCTAacgt
Coding sequences within:
- the LOC106871745 gene encoding COP9 signalosome complex subunit 5 encodes the protein MDAETSHKTWCLQNSVETVSSVDEIYRYDKKQQQDILTAKPWEKNPHYFKYIKISALALLKMVMHARSGGNLEVMGLLLGKVDGNTMLVMDSFAAPVEGTETRVNAQAQAYEYMAAYTESSKQVGRLENVIGWYHSHPGYGCWLSGIDVSTQMLNQQFQEPFVAIVVDPVRTISAGKVNMGAFRTYPKGYRPADEGPSEYQSIPLNKIEDFGVHCKQYYSLDVSYFKSSLDRKLLESLWNKYWVNTLSSSSFLANAEYTTGQIFDLSEKLEQSEAQLGRCGFMLGMDAFEKKSEDKLSKATKDGCKTTIEAIHGLMSQVIKDWLFNHVHVGDRNESSTLAIDQAKPGTSDVAMVVDEEKMST